A DNA window from Ovis aries strain OAR_USU_Benz2616 breed Rambouillet chromosome 7, ARS-UI_Ramb_v3.0, whole genome shotgun sequence contains the following coding sequences:
- the B2M gene encoding beta-2-microglobulin isoform X1 → MAVSAALVLLGLLSLSGLDAIQRIPEVQVYSRHPPEDGKPNYLNCYVYGFHPPQIEIDLLKNGEKIKSEQSDLSFSKDWSFYLLSHAEFTPNSKDQYSCRVNHVTLTQPKIVKWGKLSSSLVNH, encoded by the exons ATGGCTGTCTCCGCGGCCTTGGTCCTTCTCGGCCTGCTGTCGCTGTCTGGACTGGACGCCATCCAGC GTATTCCAGAGGTCCAGGTATACTCAAGACACCCGCCAGAAGATGGAAAGCCAAATTACCTGAACTGCTATGTGTATGGGTTCCATCCACCCCAGATTGAAATCGATTTGCTGAAGAACGGGGAGAAGATTAAATCGGAGCAGTCAGACCTGTCTTTCAGCAAGGACTGGTCTTTCTACCTTCTGTCCCACGCTGAGTTCACTCCCAACAGCAAGGATCAGTACAGCTGCCGAGTGAATCACGTTACTCTAACACAACCCAAGATAGTTAAGTGGGGTAAGTTGTCAAGTTCTTTGGTTAACCACTGA
- the B2M gene encoding beta-2-microglobulin isoform X2: MAVSAALVLLGLLSLSGLDAIQRIPEVQVYSRHPPEDGKPNYLNCYVYGFHPPQIEIDLLKNGEKIKSEQSDLSFSKDWSFYLLSHAEFTPNSKDQYSCRVNHVTLTQPKIVKWDRDL; the protein is encoded by the exons ATGGCTGTCTCCGCGGCCTTGGTCCTTCTCGGCCTGCTGTCGCTGTCTGGACTGGACGCCATCCAGC GTATTCCAGAGGTCCAGGTATACTCAAGACACCCGCCAGAAGATGGAAAGCCAAATTACCTGAACTGCTATGTGTATGGGTTCCATCCACCCCAGATTGAAATCGATTTGCTGAAGAACGGGGAGAAGATTAAATCGGAGCAGTCAGACCTGTCTTTCAGCAAGGACTGGTCTTTCTACCTTCTGTCCCACGCTGAGTTCACTCCCAACAGCAAGGATCAGTACAGCTGCCGAGTGAATCACGTTACTCTAACACAACCCAAGATAGTTAAGTGGG ATCGAGACCTCTAA